From Candidatus Pedobacter colombiensis, one genomic window encodes:
- the ureG gene encoding urease accessory protein UreG — protein MEERKYVKIGVAGPVGSGKTALLERLSRKMLNDYNLGVITNDIYTKEDAEYMVKNSLLPKDKIIGVETGGCPHTAIREDASMNLEAVDELVSRFPDIELILIESGGDNLSATFSPDLADVTIFVIDVAEGEKIPRKGGPGITRSDLLLINKIDLAPYVGASLEVMEHDARRMRKGAPFVFSNLRSTEGIDEVIGWIRKYALLEDVEEPNLIR, from the coding sequence ATGGAAGAAAGAAAATATGTAAAAATAGGAGTTGCGGGACCAGTAGGATCAGGAAAGACAGCATTATTAGAACGTTTAAGCCGAAAAATGCTAAACGATTATAATTTAGGAGTAATCACCAATGATATCTACACTAAAGAAGATGCAGAATATATGGTGAAAAATAGTCTTTTGCCAAAGGATAAAATCATAGGAGTAGAAACAGGAGGTTGCCCTCACACAGCAATTCGTGAAGATGCCAGTATGAATCTGGAGGCTGTAGACGAATTGGTTTCGCGCTTTCCCGATATCGAATTAATCCTTATCGAAAGTGGTGGAGATAACCTTTCTGCAACCTTTTCACCAGACCTTGCTGACGTGACTATTTTTGTAATTGACGTTGCCGAAGGAGAGAAAATCCCTCGCAAAGGTGGTCCGGGCATCACAAGATCTGATTTACTTTTGATTAATAAAATTGACTTAGCGCCTTATGTGGGTGCAAGTCTCGAAGTGATGGAACATGATGCAAGGAGAATGAGAAAAGGAGCGCCATTTGTGTTCTCAAACCTTAGATCTACAGAAGGAATTGATGAGGTTATAGGATGGATCAGGAAATATGCATTGCTGGAAGATGTTGAAGAACCAAATTTAATCCGATAA
- a CDS encoding urease accessory protein UreD: MLSTLKIEVEEREGQSFLRDAYFTQPFRITPVGQYKSDGASYLMIMSSSPGILSGDAYDIQVNVKENARLQLQSQSYQRLFNMEGSASQIMSVKIDKGASFSYVPHPVVPHEGSTFKSHNKINIEDDCELTISEIITCGRKHHGETFKYAHFQNLLEVYHHDRLILKDNVLLRPDIMPLSAMGLLEGFTHQGTLVYLNTKNEDVEDHIEYFFKELEELENVSFGISALEARGFVIRILGNGGEQMFDFFRKVQSVLWEEKIAILI; encoded by the coding sequence ATGCTAAGTACCCTAAAAATTGAAGTAGAAGAACGGGAGGGACAATCATTTTTAAGAGATGCATACTTTACGCAGCCTTTCAGGATTACTCCTGTGGGACAGTATAAATCAGATGGAGCTTCGTATTTGATGATCATGAGTTCATCGCCGGGAATTTTAAGTGGTGATGCCTATGATATTCAAGTGAATGTCAAAGAAAATGCACGTTTGCAATTGCAATCTCAATCCTACCAGCGATTGTTTAATATGGAAGGTAGTGCTTCGCAAATCATGAGTGTCAAAATCGATAAAGGAGCTTCATTTTCTTATGTACCACATCCCGTTGTGCCTCATGAAGGTTCTACTTTCAAAAGTCATAACAAGATTAACATCGAAGATGATTGTGAGCTAACAATAAGCGAAATCATTACCTGCGGTCGTAAACATCACGGAGAAACTTTTAAATACGCTCATTTTCAGAACTTACTGGAAGTATATCACCACGATCGACTCATTTTAAAGGACAATGTCCTGTTAAGACCAGATATTATGCCCTTATCGGCTATGGGTTTACTGGAAGGCTTTACGCATCAAGGAACTTTGGTCTATCTAAATACAAAAAATGAAGATGTGGAAGATCATATCGAATACTTTTTTAAAGAATTAGAAGAATTGGAAAATGTCTCATTTGGAATCAGTGCGCTTGAAGCCAGGGGTTTTGTCATTAGAATTCTAGGCAACGGAGGAGAGCAGATGTTTGATTTCTTCAGAAAGGTACAGAGCGTGCTTTGGGAAGAAAAAATAGCAATACTAATTTAA